Part of the Mya arenaria isolate MELC-2E11 chromosome 8, ASM2691426v1 genome, aacaaaggtggggctcttAAAGCTGCATAGACTgacctttgtttcatttaaaatggtgaagtaagcgaaaagttatctttgatttaagtctttattttaagcaaaatattgccttctgacgtagcataaatgacgtaatttatcacgtggtatacacacactaatATTGATTCACAAGGAAAGCCTACCTTTCTGCATCCTCCTGGGACACCCCCAGATAGTGGGAATATAGGATGAGGGCAGCTTGGATGGCAAGAACACGCTCATGGTTTTTATCGCCAGGAAACAGGTCCCAGTACACAGAGTGTTCCCACAGATGCTTTATGAAGCAGACCTTGCTCTTGTACAGCTTTCCTGAAAAAAGATGTAAGACATTGACAACCTTCTTGTAAGTTTCAGCTCCATTCCCAAccataaaaagtatgttttccTTAAGAAGTTTAAGCGAAAAATCTGTCCAAATTAAACCAGATATATAATAGGGAATACTTGGTTAGTGCAGTGGATGGAGGAAGTCTATGTGGCATTTTTCATCCATTGCAGCTGGGGTAACtgcacatgtacataatgtaaATTTTCTGGCTATTTTCTTTGCCAGTGTCTTTATCCTGCAGAGGTGGAATTTTCTGGGTGAGTTGTTGTTGTCAGTAACTATTGTTCGCGACTTATTGATAAGTTTATAAAGCTGtatttgtgcttttcctctgacatttaGAATAGAAAAGACTTTGTTTTATGATCACGTGgccaactgactgtagataaagATCACATAGTCttctatcctaataaactaaaatatacacggcaccttgttattggaccaatttgtatgcaagtggcaggaaaaaaaagtatttatatcaCACAACAATTCAAATGATATTCGCCAACCAATAATTGATCAGTTGGTATCAAAGTGAAAAATTGTCACTAGCATACTGGTTGGCTACtttgcatataaatacatattaataaaatcattaaagctTTAATGCCAACTTTGCATGtcctttacatgaaaaatatatgtcacACTTTTACAGTAAATTATTAACACACTCTCCAAATTTCTCCACTATATATAAAAGTCCGAAAAAAGGTGACTCTTGGATTTCAACGTCAAATGGTATTggttatgttttgattttagaaagaaaaaaaatgttcccAAGATGCTTCATTGGCAAAGTCAGTGTAATACCTTTGCAGTCTGCAGatgttttcttataaaatagcaatgaaaACAGAACTGGCTAAGGttacaaatccgaacactttttgaggtttttcacaattatcttagagagtttttgttgtagttCGTTAAAAGTGTGTATGAAaaatctttggttaatgtgacaacaaatgtcaaagtacagattaatgatctcatcaattttatgtcaataatcgttcattttatggacagtaaatcacccttaaatttaAGCTATGGAGgacacaaataccgaacacttgcaaagcaaaaatacatggtcttacaattataattaataagtatgctatattaaattgtttctgatgtttttcaaaacatgcaattgaAATGTCAAGTGcgatttccatttaaaaatatcttgaatgtaggacaacataactgcaaaacctaaagatggatgtgcgccctctgacgtcataCCCCCATGTGcaacattttgatctttaagcatataaacattgaatggcaagtgtgaccaaggcaagcctctgtattgatcaagatcatcgaataatcgatcacagtaaacaaacatgtgttttatccggtgttcgggatttgtgtCATGTTCGGAAATGTACCATCAACCAGTACAGTGAGTTTGAAACTGATCCATCCAGATATTACGTAATGCAAAGTTCTATTACTGTAGTGGTGGTGACAGTTCAATAATGACTCACaacatcaaaatgaaaaatatccttGAAATATTCATctaaattaagtttaatttatCACAAACTAAAGCAAATAATCGAAGATCCGTGCTAACATATATTCAAAGCTTATGgcatttgtaatatttacaatattccTATGCAATGAACAAAAGAAATACAATCTATGCAACATAATTTCGCGACAAGTAAAATCAAGTATTTTTTAGTCTTAAATACAAGACAACTTGTGCAATTGCTCATAATGAGTGTATCTAACTACACTGGCACAAAAACATACACTTACCACACATGCTACAGTTGATTCCTCCTTCATAACCAGTGTAAGCACTGAGCACGTCCAGAACACCCCGAAGTTCGAGAGTTCTTGCACCTTCCCCGTCGTAGTTTCGCCCTGCAGTTTGATGAACACGCCTTGGTCGGCTAGAAAAGTCCACAATATTTGATTTGTCAAGCATTGCCATCGCGATTGTTCATCAGAAATATGGAATTATTGGTATTTAATTGACAATTATGACACCGCGTGCTACTCCATCgacgaaaataataacaaagtcACGTGACAGGGTTAAATGCAGGTTAATGGTCGCTTTGACCAATCGGAAAGGCGATATGCCTTTCATCTTACCGCCAATTTGATCATGTGATTTTTCCGCGCGAAAGGCAATACACAATTTTCCCGCTCGAGATAAAAATAGATGTTACGTAAGGATTGTGTATTGCTTCGGCATTTTCCGGTATAATACGTGA contains:
- the LOC128242324 gene encoding uncharacterized protein LOC128242324; this encodes MAMLDKSNIVDFSSRPRRVHQTAGRNYDGEGARTLELRGVLDVLSAYTGYEGGINCSMCGKLYKSKVCFIKHLWEHSVYWDLFPGDKNHERVLAIQAALILYSHYLGVSQEDAERLCDLLVTSPNSHENGQTSTSNSDIPMTSRLHTTPKKNGRPGPYQYPTTPSKFEKETPPDPYPVTPLREMEPKLVCPGAPRKDKRKASHMKIQRTARRRRRLLLE